The proteins below are encoded in one region of Fibrella aestuarina BUZ 2:
- a CDS encoding Gfo/Idh/MocA family protein: MASRRTVLQTLSVASASTLVSPHTLLAATAPKKDKLGVALVGLGYYSTDLLAPALQQTKNCYLAGIVTGTPEKAEKWKKQYNIPDKNIYNYQTFDQIANNPDIDVVYVVLPPSMHEEYVVRAAKAGKHVWVEKPMAVTARECQNMIDTCRKNKRVLTVGYRLHHEPNTQAYVKFLRDGNIGKIQLVNCAAGYFDARTDHWKQKKEMGGGVMYDMGVYVLQGARLATGEEPIALTAQQYTTRPEIYKNGLDETSMVQLEFPSGARASVQSSYGMNMNFLQVTGQKGFLRMEPYSAYDGVKGEGSNGFKTNVAFKTPYEQTMQMDNDAKAIMTNSPVLVPGEEGLADIRIVEAIYKAAKEGKRVTL; this comes from the coding sequence ATGGCTTCTCGCCGCACAGTGCTCCAAACCTTATCGGTGGCTTCGGCCTCAACACTTGTGTCGCCCCATACGTTGCTGGCGGCTACAGCTCCCAAGAAAGACAAGTTAGGCGTGGCCCTGGTGGGGCTAGGCTATTACAGCACCGATCTGCTGGCCCCCGCGCTTCAGCAGACCAAAAACTGCTACCTCGCCGGCATCGTGACCGGAACGCCCGAAAAAGCTGAAAAGTGGAAAAAGCAGTACAACATTCCCGATAAGAATATCTACAACTACCAGACGTTCGATCAGATCGCCAACAATCCCGACATCGACGTGGTGTATGTGGTGCTGCCGCCGTCGATGCACGAAGAATACGTGGTGCGGGCGGCCAAGGCGGGTAAGCACGTGTGGGTGGAAAAGCCAATGGCCGTAACGGCGCGCGAATGCCAGAACATGATCGACACCTGCCGCAAAAACAAGCGGGTGCTGACGGTCGGCTACCGGCTGCACCACGAGCCCAACACGCAGGCGTATGTCAAGTTTCTGCGCGACGGCAACATCGGTAAGATTCAGCTAGTAAACTGCGCAGCGGGGTATTTCGACGCCCGCACCGACCACTGGAAGCAGAAGAAAGAAATGGGGGGTGGTGTGATGTACGACATGGGCGTTTATGTGTTGCAGGGGGCGCGGCTGGCAACGGGCGAAGAACCGATTGCCCTGACGGCGCAGCAATACACGACCCGGCCCGAGATATACAAAAACGGCCTCGATGAAACCAGCATGGTTCAGCTGGAATTCCCGAGTGGGGCACGGGCGTCGGTGCAGAGCAGCTACGGCATGAACATGAATTTCCTGCAGGTGACGGGGCAGAAAGGCTTTTTGCGCATGGAGCCATATTCGGCCTACGACGGCGTGAAAGGGGAGGGGAGCAACGGCTTCAAAACCAATGTGGCCTTCAAAACGCCCTATGAGCAGACCATGCAGATGGACAACGACGCCAAGGCGATCATGACCAACTCACCGGTGCTGGTGCCCGGCGAAGAAGGGCTGGCCGATATTCGGATCGTGGAGGCGATCTACAAAGCTGCCAAAGAAGGCAAGCGGGTGACGCTGTAA
- the ypfJ gene encoding KPN_02809 family neutral zinc metallopeptidase: protein MRWLGDRESGNVEDRRGEGGGGGMIVGGGIGTLVIALVVYLLGGDPSTILNQQDTSSPTMPSAQVNSQADDQAAKFTRVVLADTEDVWAKLFNKDGDQYRAPTLVMFRQRTRSGCGTAAAESGPFYCPVDKKIYIDLSFYDELRQRFQAPGEFAMAYVIAHEVGHCIQDQWGILDKVHQAQERMGEVEANRLSVRLELQADFLAGVWARYYQETENRLEEGDIEAALRAANSIGDDRIQQQTQGYVQPDAFTHGTAAQRAYWFMKGYKTGDIKQGDTFNSNEDARLQ, encoded by the coding sequence ATGCGTTGGTTAGGAGATCGCGAAAGCGGAAATGTAGAAGATCGCCGGGGTGAAGGCGGCGGTGGTGGCATGATCGTCGGTGGCGGCATTGGCACGCTGGTCATTGCCCTCGTTGTGTATTTGCTGGGCGGCGACCCATCCACCATTCTCAATCAGCAAGATACCAGCAGCCCCACCATGCCGTCGGCGCAGGTCAACTCGCAGGCCGATGATCAGGCGGCCAAGTTTACCCGGGTGGTGCTGGCCGACACCGAGGATGTCTGGGCCAAGCTATTCAACAAAGACGGCGATCAGTACCGCGCCCCCACGCTCGTTATGTTTCGGCAACGTACCCGGTCGGGTTGCGGCACCGCCGCTGCTGAGTCGGGCCCGTTCTATTGCCCCGTCGACAAGAAAATCTACATCGACCTGTCGTTTTACGATGAACTGCGTCAACGCTTTCAGGCGCCGGGCGAGTTTGCCATGGCCTACGTGATCGCGCACGAGGTGGGACATTGCATCCAGGATCAGTGGGGTATTCTCGACAAGGTGCATCAGGCCCAGGAGCGCATGGGCGAGGTAGAGGCCAACCGGCTATCGGTGCGGCTCGAACTCCAGGCCGATTTTCTGGCGGGGGTCTGGGCCCGGTATTATCAGGAAACCGAGAATCGGCTTGAAGAGGGGGATATTGAAGCGGCCCTGCGCGCGGCCAACTCCATCGGCGACGACCGCATTCAGCAACAAACGCAGGGGTACGTTCAGCCCGATGCCTTCACCCACGGCACCGCCGCCCAGCGCGCCTATTGGTTCATGAAAGGCTACAAAACCGGCGACATCAAACAGGGGGATACCTTCAACAGCAACGAAGACGCGCGGTTACAGTGA
- a CDS encoding helix-turn-helix domain-containing protein produces the protein MTFYFSAYSTPLLFGFIQGWVYAVLLWLRGYREERLSDKLLGWVLVALCFQIWIYMLGFGGIEIFWQQLDFFPRNLTYLLPPLTYFYLKSQFDASFRFRRRDLVHALPFAINLTYHLIVFAQGPAFVRQWQQNVHDNGIDDLEFLTSTGQQYLYLYWSFQLYRAYRAWIKTQFSETESVSFRWYRNFLVALSVSLTFSVVMTLIDLWLNLSFWQDWWGNLVDVFLIYYVSIEGYAQVQTARKLTFRPDNVPSPDSPSLSPISQPPVLAEPVSAPAGAEPVKPALAGTSRPETTLPDLSERLNELLAYMDAEKPYLDPDLALPDLARRLHTNPVLLSQVINAGSGKNFNDFVNAYRVDEFKRQVREPANAHLSFLGLALDCGFNSKATFNRAFKKFTGLSPKEFVGG, from the coding sequence TTTTATTTTTCTGCTTACTCGACACCGCTCTTATTCGGCTTCATTCAGGGTTGGGTGTATGCAGTCCTGCTCTGGCTGAGGGGGTACCGCGAGGAGCGCCTGTCGGATAAACTGCTGGGCTGGGTATTGGTGGCTCTATGCTTCCAGATCTGGATTTACATGCTGGGGTTCGGGGGTATCGAGATCTTCTGGCAGCAACTCGATTTTTTCCCCCGCAACCTGACGTACCTGCTGCCGCCGCTCACTTATTTCTACCTCAAAAGCCAGTTCGATGCCTCGTTTCGGTTTCGGCGCCGCGATCTGGTCCATGCCCTGCCGTTTGCGATCAATCTGACTTATCACCTCATTGTGTTCGCGCAGGGGCCAGCGTTTGTGCGACAGTGGCAGCAGAACGTACACGACAACGGCATCGATGACCTGGAGTTTCTGACCAGCACCGGTCAGCAGTACCTCTACCTGTACTGGTCGTTTCAACTGTACCGAGCCTACCGCGCCTGGATCAAGACGCAGTTCTCCGAAACCGAATCGGTGAGTTTCCGGTGGTACCGTAACTTTTTGGTGGCCCTGTCGGTTTCGTTGACCTTCAGCGTGGTGATGACCCTCATCGACCTCTGGCTTAACCTGTCGTTCTGGCAAGACTGGTGGGGTAATCTCGTTGACGTATTCCTGATTTATTACGTCAGCATCGAGGGGTATGCGCAGGTCCAAACCGCCCGGAAGCTCACCTTTCGGCCCGACAACGTACCCAGCCCGGATAGCCCCAGCCTTTCCCCCATTAGCCAGCCTCCTGTATTGGCCGAGCCCGTTAGCGCACCTGCTGGTGCCGAGCCGGTGAAACCCGCTCTGGCGGGGACAAGTCGGCCCGAAACGACGCTACCCGACTTATCTGAGCGCCTTAATGAACTGCTGGCCTATATGGACGCCGAAAAGCCTTACCTCGACCCCGACCTGGCCCTGCCCGATCTGGCCCGGCGGCTACACACCAACCCTGTGTTACTATCGCAGGTGATCAATGCAGGCTCCGGCAAGAATTTCAATGATTTTGTCAATGCCTACCGGGTCGATGAGTTCAAGCGGCAGGTTCGGGAGCCAGCCAATGCACACCTCAGTTTTCTGGGGCTGGCGCTCGACTGCGGGTTCAACTCTAAAGCCACTTTCAACCGGGCTTTCAAGAAGTTTACCGGCCTGTCGCCGAAGGAATTTGTGGGAGGCTAG